The Acropora muricata isolate sample 2 chromosome 4, ASM3666990v1, whole genome shotgun sequence genome contains the following window.
tgcaACAGGGGTAATTAGTTCTGACATTTAGATCATTActctaaaaaataattatacaattgcattttttgccaaatttgtaCAAGATGATAACAGAGAATTAATGTAATGTGGTTGATGATCATTTGCAGCCCATTCGTTGGCAATCTGGATGTAACAATCCTCTGCGAGGAATTCATGTTTGGCCAGAGCCAGATCCAGTTACTCTTACAACAACAATGTACAAGGTAAAGTTCTAGTTTTATGGAATTTGTGTAAGTCCAGTGGACTTGTTTTGCCAAAATGGAAATCGTTAAAAGTGCAGTCTTGCAAGCAGAAGTTGTATCAATAAATTTTAAGGGAGATCCTTTTATTGTGGTTCCAGAACCCAGAGAGAGAGGGTGTATACCAAGATCATAAATGGGGAATACAGATCAAAAATGTAAGTTAATAACCAGATGCCTTTCTTGTTATAATTTGGTGCATTTGTCATCAGCCCCAATCATTGCAAATTGTTGAATTACTGATTTCAACAATAATTACATGGAACAGTTTTGTATGCTTGGaccaaaagaaacagaaaaacaacCAAATGCAAATGTATTATgagatttatttttttgctttatgtTGTTCCAGGAAACCAAAAATGGTTACAAAAAAGTGATTGCTATTGGGTCTTTTGACCTGGACAATTATATCAGTGAGAAGAAAAAGAGCTTTGAAATCAAGGTCACTTTGATTTCGACAAACAAGAACATCCGCTCAGGCTTCATTGATTTCCAGCTCACCTCTGTAATGCTAGTAGATGGAGTTCCATAGTAAGTGTTTTGAATTAAGTGACTACTGTACATTAAATGTTTTATTGCAATGATATAGTTACCAAGAGAGTCACTGGTTGACAGAGGCTTGATTATGCACAAAAGAACTACGAGGAATTAGCTTCCAAAGAAATTATGAGAAGAAAGAAACCTTTCAAATTTGTTATGATCAACCATTTACTGTACTTTAAATTATTGACTCTGTTGTTGtttcaaattttgattttatgCTGTGGAAAGTAtgggaaagaaaaataatttgagCACATTCATATATGATTTTTTTAATAAGATTTTTTTGCTGTAATTTATTAGTTATTAGGAACTCGCGATCTCTGCAGCCTTAATTAAAATAGCCATCCAGCTGCGACTACTTCatattatttaatattattaagtTAAGATAATAAGtcataaaaatatttttctgcATATTTTGCTTTTGTGCGTTACATGATGATTCAATCTTGTACGCTATATTATCCATGATCTGGAACAAAATAACTACATTTGTGATCCAATAATAGtggcattaataataataattattattatacaatagCATTGGGATCCATATATAATTATACATAGATCATGCCATAATTTGTTTAAAACTCTTTGTGACATCATTATAACCTTTTAAGAGCCTCTAACATCTCTCTGCATTTACCTAGGTTTTAATTTAGCTGCAATCACTTTGTCTGAtctattttgttttcctttatatCCAGTGGCAGCAAAGAGGAAGAACTGAAAGAATACTTGAGAGATGCTATGCAATCCTTATCGTCATTGAAAAAGGCCTCTGGGACGGAAGACAAAGATGATGGTGGATGTGGTTCAAATGGAAGTCATTATGATGTGACTGGTTCCACCCGTAAACAATCCAGCCCACAGCACTGCAGTTTGCAGAATGCTGAGGCCATTAAACCTGGAAGGAATAGTGCCAGCAATAATAGAGAAccaaaaaagccaagaaaaaaTCCTCCACCAGTACCACCCAGGGCAAAGAATCCATGCCCAGTGCCTCCTGCAAAAGACATGAACAATGATTCTGTTGCGACATCAGAAAAATCGCAACACAGCtgtaaaaagcagcaaaaagaaTGCAAAGACAATAGCGTTAGAGTCAGTTCAAGAAGTGTTCAAGAGAAGGCAAAACCCAAAGACAAGTACCCACACAAACTCAACCCATTTGGTGAAAGCCCAGATGACGAAGCATCATCTGAAGAACTATCAAACTGTGGGGAAACTCCTGCATTGAACAATGTTCCTAAGACTGACTGCAAACAAAACCATCAGAAACAAAAACGAAAGACCTGTGGGGAATTCAAGAAGAAGACTAAGGGAAAATACCCAAAGGAACTGAATCCTTTTGCAAGCAGCTCACAGTCAAGTTTGGCTTCAGAAGAATCTGTTGGTTCAAGGGATGTTTCATCCAGTACTGAAGTAGGAGAGACTCTGTTTTCAAATCAAGGCATAAAAAAGAACACAAAGTATCTAAAAGATTTAAACCCCTTCTTGTGCAGCTCTGATGAAGAAGAGCTCAAGAAATTATGTCCTTCAAGATCTGGCAAAGTTTTATCATCTGTGAAAACATCACGAGAAAGTGCTTCTGAGAAACATGGTAGCAAGGGAAGAAATTCCTGCGCTGACATTTCTTCAGCAGTAATTCAGATTAAGAAAGGACAAGCAAAGAGCAAAGAGGATATTAAACCTCTGGGGGTGGGGGACCACAGTCACAAGAACTCCTGTAaagatgaaaataatttcaaggATCCAGAAAATGCAAAAACATCAGCTAACAGAGGGAAAACTGATGGCAGACCTACCCTTGATAATGCAGCAGCCAGTGCTTGTGTGAATGAGGACAGCAGGAAAAAAGGTTCACATGGTGAAGTTTCTTCTCCTCCCTTAAATTTTGATCGTGAGAAAGAACAAGCTGACTCTGAGCAGACTGAAATTAAAGCTATTACTGATAATCCATCTCAAGGAAAACCAGAGGAGGGTTTAGAGATTGTTGGCACTGGAGGTGTTGATATTAATGGAAATGTGGATGTCACAAATGCGGAACCATCAGCTGTTGATGAACGACCAGTAAGATTGGAACCAATTTCTGCTCAAGGTCAGGAAGTTATGAGTGAATCACAAGACCAGGCTGTTAAGGGTGACTCAGGAAAAATGGCAGTGTGTACTACTTTATGCTGTGAAATCCAAACTGACTCTGGTGTCACTGTTAGTGACGGATGTGCATCTGATTCTCAGGACAACGAAGATGCACAGCTGTCCATCGAGACAGTCGATTCAAGATGTCAAAATACAGGTAActtcaaagaaaacaaggaCCAAATGATATTAtttctcaaaattttttttgatcATTTGAATTATATTACAACAAAGACACATTGTTGAAATAAATCAATTtacaaatagtttgttttcttctttaaagTTTCcagtttaaatgaaaaattacCACCTGCAAAACCTCCTCGTGTAACCAGGCTCACACAGAAAGGGACAGCTTCCTTCAGCAAATGTAAGTTGAAATCAGATATTGT
Protein-coding sequences here:
- the LOC136914920 gene encoding EH domain-binding protein 1-like, which translates into the protein MYKNPEREGVYQDHKWGIQIKNETKNGYKKVIAIGSFDLDNYISEKKKSFEIKVTLISTNKNIRSGFIDFQLTSVMLVDGVPYGSKEEELKEYLRDAMQSLSSLKKASGTEDKDDGGCGSNGSHYDVTGSTRKQSSPQHCSLQNAEAIKPGRNSASNNREPKKPRKNPPPVPPRAKNPCPVPPAKDMNNDSVATSEKSQHSCKKQQKECKDNSVRVSSRSVQEKAKPKDKYPHKLNPFGESPDDEASSEELSNCGETPALNNVPKTDCKQNHQKQKRKTCGEFKKKTKGKYPKELNPFASSSQSSLASEESVGSRDVSSSTEVGETLFSNQGIKKNTKYLKDLNPFLCSSDEEELKKLCPSRSGKVLSSVKTSRESASEKHGSKGRNSCADISSAVIQIKKGQAKSKEDIKPLGVGDHSHKNSCKDENNFKDPENAKTSANRGKTDGRPTLDNAAASACVNEDSRKKGSHGEVSSPPLNFDREKEQADSEQTEIKAITDNPSQGKPEEGLEIVGTGGVDINGNVDVTNAEPSAVDERPVRLEPISAQGQEVMSESQDQAVKGDSGKMAVCTTLCCEIQTDSGVTVSDGCASDSQDNEDAQLSIETVDSRCQNTVSSLNEKLPPAKPPRVTRLTQKGTASFSKFPNFKGILPPAKPPRQSMLREKVTAGSIKLLQCHSELEAYVAEETFSLNQEIQALSNVLSKVENELQKAMKFAECHEECSGLKQDWLSLNKYMDELNTRKQNLEILKLTENLKQCVGLLRAELKLLFEMEDWRKSNRQRAQETIVLNLVLSLEANRRENY